DNA from Terriglobus tenax:
TTTTCGCCGTGCAGGATGAATTTGAGGGAGCCGTCTTTCAGGCCCTGATCGACGTCGTGGCCGGGTTGGATCTCCCATGTGCCGGTGTCCCAGACCATGACGGTTCCACCGCCGTATTGGCCTTTGGGGATGATGCCTTCAAAGCCGCCGTACTCCATGGGGTGGTCTTCGACTTCAACGGCGAGGCGCTTGTCGGCGACGACGTAGCTGGGGCCTTTGGCGACGGCCCAGCTTTTGAGAACGCCGTTGAAGCCGAGGCGGAAGTCATAGTGCAGGCGGGTGGCGGCGTGCTTCTGGATGACGAACGGCCATTGCATGGATCGGGATTTTTGATTGGCTGGAGTGCTGCTCCCCGCGGGTTCGGCGGTGATATGGAAGTCGCGCATGGCGCGGTACTTCTGGAGTTGCTGGTCGACGAGGGAGGTGGCGGATTTCTTTTTGGTCGCCATGGTGAGTGAGATGCGTGCGACGAGTTGGGTGGTGTGAGTTGTGAGAAGCAGATTCTTTCAGGAGGACAGAAGGATAGGGAAGACAAGAGGGGAGATGCAGGCCTTTTACGTCGGGGCACCCGGGGATCTGCTGCTCGGATGGTTTAGGGCATGGAGCATTTGGATTGTTCGGTGCAGAGGATAGGCTGGGTGCAGAGCTTTGCGGTGAAGTGGTCGAGACGGTTGAGCTTGATGGCGGCCTGCAGGAAGCCGGTGTTGTCGCAGGTGGCTCCGGCGGCGACGTTGTGGCAGGCGCGGTACTGGTACTTGTGGACGAGGGCCATCTCTTCGGCGTTCAGGGTGAGTTCGTAGTCCTCGATGGTGTTGAGCAGGTCGGCGGGGGCGAGGAGTTCGAGGTGCTTCTGCGGGCACTGGTCTTTGAGGAGTTGTTCGAAGGCGGCGCGGGCCTGACGGGGTGTGGTGTCGGGTGCGGCTGCGAACGCGGTGGCGCAGAGGAGGATGGGGAGAAGTTTCTTCATCGTTCTGTTGGATGGTGCGAAGGTCGGATGGTGAGCGGGCACGTCGGCCTTGCAGGATGACACAGGACAAGAACAACAAAAGCAAAGGCAGACGCGGGTCGTTCGCGTGGCTGAGGATGATGGGCGCGAAGCGAGAGTGGAATGCAGGTCCCTCCACTTCGCTACGCTTCGGCCGGGATGACAAGACGGCAAACAGGGTTGTGCTGCTTCAAGCTGATTTGCGTTTGGTGGCTTTCTTTGCGGGTTTGACGATCGAGATGCCGCGTTTGGCGTCGGAGGCTGGGGCTTTGGCGGAGGGCTTTTTGCGTGAGGTGGACGCGGGCTCTGCCTGCTTTGTGTTGCCGTGAACACTGGCGCGGAGGGCGTCCATGAGGTTGATGACCTTGGCGGTGTGCGGGTGCTCTTCTTCGATGGGAAGCGGGGCGTGTTCGATCTTGGCCTGGACGAGGGCGCGGAGGGCGGCTTCGTATTCGTCGTGCCATTTGGTGGGGTCGAAGTTCTGGGCCTTGCGCTTGATGAGTTCTTTGGCGAGCTCCATCTGGTCGGTGTCGATCTTTACGTCCTTGATGTCGGCGAAGTATTCCTTCGCGTCGCGCAGCTCTTCCTGGTAGCGCATGGTGTAGGCCATAAGCCCGGTGAGTTCAGGGTCAGAGGGTGCGGCGATGGCAACGAGATGTTCGCGGCCGCCGAAGGCGATTTTGCCGATGCCGGCTTTCTTCATGCTGCGCAGGGCTTCGCGGATGGTGGCGAAGGCCTCGGTCTGCGGAGCGTTTTCCGGCACGACGAAGTAGGGCTTTTCGAAGAAGGCGGGGTCGAGTTCTTCGAGGGCGATGAACTGTTCGAGCTGGATGGTGTTGCGCGAGGGGATGCGGAGGTTGGCGATCTCCTCGGGGTCGATCTGGATGTATTCGCCTTTGCGGAATTCGTAGCCTTTGACGATGTCGGACTTGCTGACGGTGGAGGATGGCGTGGTCTCCTCGGCTTCAGAGGCGTTGACCTTCTGGTACTTCACGCGTTCGCCGGTGTGGCGGTTGATCTGGTGAAACTTGATCTCGGAGGCGGATTCGGTGGCGACGAAGAGTTTGACGCCGAAGGATACGAGCGAGATCTGGATGTGACCGGACCAGTAAGGACGTGCTGCCATGATGACTGCCCTCCAACGAATGGTGAGAAGCCATTGTAGGCAGAGCGGGATGCCTT
Protein-coding regions in this window:
- the ku gene encoding non-homologous end joining protein Ku, whose amino-acid sequence is MAARPYWSGHIQISLVSFGVKLFVATESASEIKFHQINRHTGERVKYQKVNASEAEETTPSSTVSKSDIVKGYEFRKGEYIQIDPEEIANLRIPSRNTIQLEQFIALEELDPAFFEKPYFVVPENAPQTEAFATIREALRSMKKAGIGKIAFGGREHLVAIAAPSDPELTGLMAYTMRYQEELRDAKEYFADIKDVKIDTDQMELAKELIKRKAQNFDPTKWHDEYEAALRALVQAKIEHAPLPIEEEHPHTAKVINLMDALRASVHGNTKQAEPASTSRKKPSAKAPASDAKRGISIVKPAKKATKRKSA